A stretch of the Candidatus Aquicultor sp. genome encodes the following:
- a CDS encoding BrnT family toxin, whose product MRIDDFEWDEGNIEKNLLKHNVTPEEAEEAFYSYPRKVFKAKYGRYHLYGQTEAGRLLFVVFELKGTVARVISTRDMDKKERKLFKS is encoded by the coding sequence ATGCGAATCGATGACTTTGAGTGGGACGAAGGAAATATCGAGAAGAACCTTCTTAAGCACAACGTGACTCCCGAAGAGGCGGAAGAGGCGTTCTATAGTTACCCGCGCAAAGTCTTCAAAGCTAAGTATGGTCGCTACCATCTCTATGGCCAAACGGAGGCCGGGCGCTTGCTCTTCGTGGTTTTCGAACTCAAAGGGACGGTCGCTCGTGTCATCAGCACGCGCGATATGGATAAGAAAGAGCGCAAATTATTCAAAAGCTAG
- a CDS encoding CopG family antitoxin, which yields MEEQMGHIPEFKSEEEEQEFWATHSGADYVDELEDVTESVVITPPKRKTTVRLDDAAIERIKALAERKGMPWQTLMRSWVYERLEDEEKRAG from the coding sequence ATGGAAGAACAGATGGGGCATATACCCGAGTTCAAGAGCGAAGAGGAGGAACAAGAATTTTGGGCGACGCACAGCGGCGCGGATTACGTCGACGAGCTGGAAGACGTCACGGAGTCGGTCGTCATCACACCTCCGAAAAGAAAAACCACCGTTCGCTTAGACGATGCGGCGATAGAGCGTATCAAAGCCTTAGCGGAACGCAAAGGTATGCCGTGGCAGACCCTAATGAGATCATGGGTGTATGAGCGCCTTGAGGATGAGGAAAAACGGGCAGGATAA
- a CDS encoding ATP-binding protein produces MQKLSDVLMDQSLTNTQPQASTSEPPICNIHGCENPCKPRIAHPFIPGRAAFGVYHRFCEEHYEPAPIMVEHLSEAELKVKARAHHAARREEKCRRFEQELRVAGLEKLELKCRFGNYERTDANSKAHTAAFDFARDLSAGAGSRGVFLIGTPGIGKTHLAASTLKVLKAHGKSVAFYKVTDMLGYLRSCFRDASTITEEEAIEELASIDVLFLDDFGVERTTDYAIDALYRIIDRRYRRELPIFATSNLNFAELKDKFDARISSRLASMCRVISYKEADRRLKRS; encoded by the coding sequence ATGCAAAAGCTAAGCGATGTGCTAATGGACCAGAGCCTGACGAATACACAGCCGCAGGCGTCTACGAGTGAGCCGCCGATCTGTAACATACACGGTTGCGAAAACCCGTGCAAACCAAGAATAGCACACCCCTTCATCCCCGGCCGTGCGGCCTTTGGGGTCTACCACCGCTTCTGCGAAGAGCACTACGAGCCGGCACCCATTATGGTCGAGCACCTAAGCGAAGCCGAACTTAAAGTGAAAGCACGAGCGCACCATGCGGCCAGAAGAGAAGAGAAATGCCGGCGCTTTGAACAAGAGCTTAGGGTTGCTGGTCTAGAGAAGCTTGAGCTTAAGTGCCGTTTTGGTAATTACGAGAGAACGGATGCTAACAGCAAAGCGCATACGGCCGCATTCGATTTCGCGAGAGACCTCAGCGCTGGAGCGGGTAGCAGGGGCGTATTCTTAATCGGCACTCCCGGCATCGGCAAGACACACCTGGCCGCTTCGACGCTCAAAGTCTTAAAGGCCCACGGCAAAAGCGTCGCCTTCTACAAGGTCACCGATATGCTGGGGTACCTTCGCTCCTGTTTCCGGGATGCAAGCACAATCACCGAAGAGGAGGCCATCGAGGAGCTCGCCTCTATCGACGTATTGTTCTTGGACGACTTTGGGGTAGAGCGCACGACGGATTATGCCATCGATGCGCTATATCGCATAATTGATAGGCGCTATAGGCGGGAGTTGCCGATCTTCGCGACGAGCAACTTAAACTTCGCCGAGCTCAAGGATAAGTTCGATGCGCGCATTTCTTCTCGTCTTGCAAGTATGTGTAGAGTGATCTCCTACAAGGAAGCTGACCGGAGGCTGAAGCGATCATGA
- a CDS encoding DUF559 domain-containing protein → MNNIEMYERELPHALMALNRRIEKEFLQELAQLVSDYNIDSPIERLMLLPLIYVKLLIRVAGYNERLKIIPQHAIGTYRVDFFIEFWREDHHHRSCIIECDGHNYHERTKEQARRDKQRDRFLQAQGYTVFHFTGSELYRDLPRCGKEVMDFLQGAANG, encoded by the coding sequence GTGAATAATATCGAAATGTACGAACGCGAACTGCCACACGCTTTGATGGCTTTAAATAGGCGCATTGAAAAGGAGTTTCTACAAGAGCTGGCGCAGCTAGTCTCGGACTACAACATAGACTCTCCTATTGAGCGCTTAATGCTTTTGCCGCTAATCTACGTTAAACTCCTTATTCGCGTTGCGGGCTACAACGAGCGGCTAAAGATAATACCGCAGCATGCCATAGGGACGTACCGGGTTGATTTCTTCATCGAGTTTTGGCGAGAGGACCATCACCACAGGTCCTGCATCATAGAGTGCGACGGGCACAACTATCACGAGCGCACAAAAGAGCAAGCGCGTCGCGACAAGCAGCGCGACCGCTTTCTTCAAGCTCAAGGCTACACCGTATTTCATTTCACAGGAAGCGAACTCTACCGTGATTTGCCACGCTGCGGCAAAGAAGTAATGGACTTCCTTCAGGGGGCAGCCAATGGCTAA
- a CDS encoding helix-turn-helix domain-containing protein, which yields MEQLLRAAKAAELLDVSERYVYRLASEGRIPCVKVGRSVRFRPTDIDTWLDARAKADAELRGLMLTGNGRRGFHA from the coding sequence ATGGAGCAACTATTGCGAGCCGCCAAGGCCGCGGAGCTTCTCGACGTGAGTGAGCGCTATGTGTATCGGCTTGCAAGCGAGGGGCGTATCCCGTGCGTGAAAGTCGGCCGTTCGGTGCGCTTTCGCCCGACAGACATCGACACCTGGCTCGATGCTCGAGCGAAGGCAGATGCGGAGCTTCGGGGCTTGATGCTAACAGGCAACGGGAGGCGTGGATTTCATGCTTAA